In one window of Natator depressus isolate rNatDep1 chromosome 12, rNatDep2.hap1, whole genome shotgun sequence DNA:
- the CIBAR2 gene encoding LOW QUALITY PROTEIN: CBY1-interacting BAR domain-containing protein 2 (The sequence of the model RefSeq protein was modified relative to this genomic sequence to represent the inferred CDS: substituted 1 base at 1 genomic stop codon): MNIVLSRDSQVRIMENTVANAEKYFGQFCALMASYARKTAKLRDKSDLLVKQLIDYANTENPELRSTMKNFAEELAKVQDYRQAEVERLEMKVVEPLKRYGVQLKQTQAEIKRFNKVRNNEIKQLEKLERLRQKSPSDRHTLSQAESNVHKVSVDASRTSQQLKETIDEFQKQKLKDVQKIFSDFVTIEMVFHAKALEVYSSAFQKLDDYDFERDMEDFRAKIQIASGNYDARPVSATNPSSTLPWSASSQSVRSTLQRQEDSEEDSEENVLQDFSNPEYAQIRRXLDSRTNQPRS, from the exons ATGAACATCGTCCTTTCCAG AGATAGCCAAGTGAGGATCATGGAGAACACAGTGGCCAACGCAGAGAAATATTTCGGCCAGTTCTGCGCGCTGATGGCCTCCTACGCCAGGAAGACAGCCAAGCTGCGGGACAAGTCAGATCTCCTGGTGAAGCAGCTCATCGACTATGCGAACACCGAGAACCCTGAGCTGCGAAGCACCATGAAGAACTTTGCTGAGGAGCTGGCCAAAGTGCAGGACTACAGGCAGGCAGAG GTGGAGAGACTGGAAATGAAGGTTGTGGAGCCACTGAAACGGTACGGAGTCCAGCTCAAGCAGACACAG GCAGAGATCAAGAGGTTCAACAAAGTCAGAAACAATGAGATAAAACAactggagaaactggagagacTGCGGCAGAAGTCACCCTCAGACCGACACACCCTC TCCCAG GCTGAGTCAAACGTGCACAAAGTCTCAGTAGACGCCAGCCGCACCAGCCAGCAGCTCAAGGAAACTATCGATGAGTTCCAGAAACAGAAACTGAAAGATGTCCAG AAGATTTTCTCAGACTTTGTCACCATCGAGATGGTTTTCCATGCCAAGGCTCTCGAGGTCTATTCCAGCGCCTTCCAGAAGCTGGACGATTATGACTTTGAAAGAGATATGGAG GATTTCAGAGCAAAGATCCAGATTGCTTCTGGAAATTATGATGCCAGGCCAGTGAGCGCCACAAACCCTTCCTCTACCCTGCCATGGTCCGCCAGCAGCCAG AGCGTTCGGAGCACTCTACAGAGGCAGGAAGACAGTGAAGAGGACTCCGAAGAGAACGTGTTGCAGGATTTCAGCAATCCAGAATATGCACAGATTAGGCGGTAATTGGACAGCAGGACTAACCAGCCACGCTCATAA